The DNA region TAGAAAAAGTAAGTACTTGAGAATGCTAAATGTGAAGTGAATAGCCTTCCGTGCCGAGGTTTATCGTGCTGATGAGGCACTTTGTAACCTGAATGGAAAACGGCGTTCGGTCATGTGAAGGTTTTTGTTGTAAAAACGCTTCTTAATAGGGGGACCTATATGGTCTTCCCCCGTATTGCAAGAACGCAGTGACAATGAAAGTAACAGGTTTGCTTTCGTATATTCGGCCTGTTGATGAAGCTACTGCTTCTGGCCTTGATGAAACATTCGCGCATATCGTCCTTAACGCTTACACGGCCTTGATTAATTCTGGCCAAGCCCCGATCCCAGGTTTTCGATATGCAGGTTTGACCTGTTTTTCATCGTTTCTGCTTTCTACGCAATGCTGGAGTTAACGGTATAAATTACCCTGTTTCAACTTCTTATTTCATGCTACCGAAACCCGGTAAACTTCATTACGAGTGATAATAACCCAGACAATACGAATTAACTTATTTGCCAGGGCGACGACTGCCCTGTTAAATCCTCGTTTCTCCCGGACCAGGTTAACCCATGAGCTAAGTTGATCCGTTTTGCCTGCGGATCTGAACAAAACAGCTCGGGCACCATGTATCAGCATTGATCTGACGTAGCTGTTTCCACATTTGGTGATCCCCAGAAGAACCTGTTGCCCCCCTGTGCTGAATTGTCGTGGAACCAACCCAAGAGCCGCTGAAGCATCCCGACCTCTTTTAAACTGTTTTCCATCACCCATCCAGCTTTTCACTGCCAGACTAACCAGTGGACCAAAACCCGGAATAGAAAGTAGGCGCTGGCATACTGAATCCCCGGCGGCATTTTTTCGCTGTCGGTTGTCATACCATATGAGTTCATCATCCAGAGCCGCCAGCCGCTGATATTGCCGTTGTAACAGTTCACGCATCTGGGGCGTAAATCCATTCTCTGCATCTTCAAGCAACTCGGGTAATTTACGTCGAAGCTCAGTTGCGCCTTTACGCAAAACAATACCATACTCTGCCATTAACCCTCTGATATGGTTGATTAACTGCGTTCTTTCTTCAGAAACAAGTCGTCGCATTTTTAAAAAGGTTTGTTCATCCTGCTGAGATAGCGTTTTTACCGGAACTGGGCGAATTGTTCCGTGCCAGCAGGCTTCGGCAATGGCCTGAGCATCGTTATAGTCGTTTTTCTGGCGACGCTGATAAGCCCTGACGTGCTGAGCGGGTAGCATCACAACATCATGCCCCGTCTTTTGAATTTCTCTGGCCCAGTGATGAGAAGCACCACATGCCTCCATGGCGACAATCATCCTGGACTGTGTCGTAAACCAGCCAATCAACTTTTCACGAGAGAGCTTAATCCTTCCACCAGGCTTCCCTTCCGGTGAAAGGCTGAAAAGATAAAAATTTGTTTTCGCAAGATCAATTCCAATAATGTTCAGCCTTGACATGGTTTCTCACCCTTTCAACGCTGATTGAATTACCACCATCATGACGGTATTGAGAGTCGCCGTGAAGGAGGGGGTAGACCATCTCATCG from Enterobacter chengduensis includes:
- a CDS encoding IS110 family transposase, which codes for MSRLNIIGIDLAKTNFYLFSLSPEGKPGGRIKLSREKLIGWFTTQSRMIVAMEACGASHHWAREIQKTGHDVVMLPAQHVRAYQRRQKNDYNDAQAIAEACWHGTIRPVPVKTLSQQDEQTFLKMRRLVSEERTQLINHIRGLMAEYGIVLRKGATELRRKLPELLEDAENGFTPQMRELLQRQYQRLAALDDELIWYDNRQRKNAAGDSVCQRLLSIPGFGPLVSLAVKSWMGDGKQFKRGRDASAALGLVPRQFSTGGQQVLLGITKCGNSYVRSMLIHGARAVLFRSAGKTDQLSSWVNLVREKRGFNRAVVALANKLIRIVWVIITRNEVYRVSVA